The Loxodonta africana isolate mLoxAfr1 chromosome 18, mLoxAfr1.hap2, whole genome shotgun sequence genome includes the window TTCTACTGGGAGCCTCTTAACCGTCAGGTGAGTGAGTGCTTTCCTGGACAGCCTGGGGTGGGCTGGGTAAGGAGGGGCCTGAGTTTATGGATGAGCCCAGTGAGGGGTCCCAGGATGGGCAAGCATCTTGCCTAGGCCTGGGGCACTTGGCCTGTCAGAACACCAGTTAAGCATTTGCAGTTGATGCCGACTCctgcggccccatgtgtgtcagggtagaactgtgctcggtagggttttcgatggctgattttttggaagtaggttgccaggccttttttccaaggcatctctagataaactcaaacctccaaactttgtgttagcagctgagcacattaactgtttgcatcacccagggactccctgcctCCCAGAAGCAGCTCTCAGTCACTGGTCTGGGTGGAGCCAGGAGGAGAAGGGCAGTTGATAAGAAGAACAGAGAGGCATGGGGCATGTGTTGGCAGGGAGGGCAGGCGACACTGAACCCCATCTAGCTAGGATCATCCCTGAGCAGGTGCGAGTGGAGGGACCTGTGAAAAAGCTGCCCGAGGAGGAGGCCGAGCGCTACTTCCACTCCCGCCCCAAGAGCAGCCAGATTGGGGCTGTGGTCAGCCACCAGAGCTCTGTGATCCCCGATAGGGAGGTAAGTGGGGCTCATCCACAGTCCTCCAGGGGCGGGGGGCTAGGGCCTTGGCTCCTCCCCCAGTGACTGCTGGAGGCCTGTCTCTCCAGCAAAGAGAAAAGTATGATCTCCCTGGGGGAGGTGGGGTAGAGAAATAAGCTTCCATTACTGTCTGACCTCCCGTTGGACTGTGTGCTCCAGGAGGCCAGTCGGTCTTGCTCACCTATGTCCCCAGCTCCTGGTCAACACCTGGCCCAGGGCACATGCTCAGTAAGTGGTCATTCAATGGCTCATTGACTGGAGCTGGCCCTTCCCCCGTCTCCTCCTCCTGGTTAGTATCTGAGAAAGAAGAATGAGGAACTAGAGCGGCTCTACCAGGAACAAGAGGTGCCTAAGCCAAAGTACTGGTGAGTGATGCCTTGGGATCATCTGGAAAGGACCACCAggaccgccccccaccccccacacccaCCCAATTTGCTTGAAGCTGCCCTGTCCAAGGAATTACAAATCAGTCCCCCACTGCAACCCTGGTCAAAGGCATTCCAGCAACTTCCCTCAAGGGGCCCTGGGGTGGAAGGGGGAGAGTGACCTGACTAGAAAAATCCTCAGAGACTGAAACCTCTATTCTTCCTTATAGGGGTGGCTACGTCCTGTGCCCGCAGGTGATGGAGTTCTGGCAAGGCCAAACCAACCGCCTGCACGACAGGATTGTCTTCCGGCGACTACCGGCAGGAGATTGCCCTTTGGGATCCATGACCCACCGTGGGGAGGAGGATTGGCTGTATGAGAGACTTGCACCTTAACTCCGGAGTCTGCCTGCACGGCTGGAACTGGGGCAAGGTGCTACAAGACAGTGTGGGATGGGGAGCCAGCCACCTCTAAAGTCAACCCATTTCCCTCCCCACCTTTGTATTAGGGCTCTCCAGAGTTTGTCCTCCCAGTTCTCTCAATTACCTGGCCAGTAGAGTGTAACAGTGGCATAGAAAATCACAAATGGGCAATAATCCCATAATTAGTTTTCTTCACCTTGATGAGGATTTATTCTAATAGCTCCCTCTTGGGGTAACAGGTGGTATGATTCGCTTCTCTGGTAACACCTGGTGGGCCCCCAGCAGCCCTGCCTGTTACCATGTGATGGGTCATACTAGCCAGAGCTGATTGGTTCCAGTGTAGGCACCTGAGCCAATCTCACCAGTCAGATTTTCTTGTCAACAATTTGAAATTTGGAATGGAGAGGCCCAGAGGACAGGAGTCTTCATAGTCAATCCATTGACGGCAGCCAAGAAGCAACAGGTCTCTGGTTGTAGCTGTTGGGATTCCCCCAAGATGCCCTAGCCCCCTGCTTCCCAGGTCTGGGCTGTACAGTTTCTCCTTCTGCCTCACAGCGCCACACTATCCCTCATATTCGGTTTTTGGCTTAAGAAAGCTGGAATTGATTTCTGTTGCTTGCAGCTAAAAGCCTTAACTAATACATTGACTGATAGGATATTTTAGTGGCATGTGCCCTATGATTACTGCCTTCCATTATTTGAAGCACAGATTAATTTTTTAATCCAGAGGCTCCATGAATGGGAGTTGCAGGGAAGCTG containing:
- the PNPO gene encoding pyridoxine-5'-phosphate oxidase isoform X1; this translates as MDLGPMRKNYRGDREAFEEVHLTSLDPMKQFAAWFQEAVQCPDIGEANAMCLATCTRDGKPSARMLLLKGFGKDGFHFFTNYESRKGKELDSNPFASLVFYWEPLNRQVRVEGPVKKLPEEEAERYFHSRPKSSQIGAVVSHQSSVIPDREYLRKKNEELERLYQEQEVPKPKYWGGYVLCPQVMEFWQGQTNRLHDRIVFRRLPAGDCPLGSMTHRGEEDWLYERLAP
- the PNPO gene encoding pyridoxine-5'-phosphate oxidase isoform X2 — protein: MKQFAAWFQEAVQCPDIGEANAMCLATCTRDGKPSARMLLLKGFGKDGFHFFTNYESRKGKELDSNPFASLVFYWEPLNRQVRVEGPVKKLPEEEAERYFHSRPKSSQIGAVVSHQSSVIPDREYLRKKNEELERLYQEQEVPKPKYWGGYVLCPQVMEFWQGQTNRLHDRIVFRRLPAGDCPLGSMTHRGEEDWLYERLAP